Proteins encoded in a region of the Mucilaginibacter sabulilitoris genome:
- a CDS encoding DUF2231 domain-containing protein, producing MKSSHKSIAEGALFTLNIFIVVLLLAGDRLVVPQWVQPVGRMHPLILHFPIVILMLAMVMEFFRFRPEFINERLYQNFTNYLLVLGALLSSITVIMGLFLSREPGYEGGTLQWHKWFGVTVAFMGHGVYLIRNTSKYTANLAKAGAIITVFCLIVTGHLGGNLTHGEDFVLEPVMDKSKKAVPINQALIYADIIKPIFEVKCQSCHNADKMKGGLMLTDSAAILKGGKTGKLFKAGDPAMSLLLQRIHLPETAKKHMPPTGKPQLTDDEKMLLYLWVKNNTNFHKKVIDLPAADSLRVLAATLLAPSESVEETYNFSAADDQDVKKLNNNYRVVYSLANESPALAVNIYNKSTYNVKVLEELSSIKKQVVSLDLNKIPVKDADLKTIAKFENLRRLNLNFSDVTGKGLKELAGLKYLKSLSLAGVKLNPADVKQLTAITSLTELVVWDTGLKTADLEPLQKTNKNLKFLTGFKDDGKAIKLTSPQLKNTALVFKQQYQLQLANPVKGVDIRYTTDGSVPDSTHATLYKPGVNFTQSTEIRARAFKPGWIGSDTVEFKVYKCTYTPDSVAFIKRPDDRYKADGPKTIMDKEMGGEDNGNNKWLASQHDLGMLMWFRTPVTIHSLGLNTMRKTDAHIFLPALVEVWGGPDQQHLKLIGTIKTALPRKKDTPATINLECKLKSAQPISCIKLLATSLKSMPAWHPAKGKPAWVFTDEVFIN from the coding sequence ATGAAAAGCAGTCATAAAAGTATAGCAGAAGGGGCGCTATTTACATTAAACATTTTTATTGTGGTATTACTGTTAGCCGGCGACCGGCTCGTTGTTCCGCAATGGGTACAGCCTGTTGGCCGCATGCATCCACTTATCCTCCACTTCCCTATTGTAATACTAATGCTTGCCATGGTCATGGAATTTTTCCGCTTCCGCCCCGAGTTTATTAACGAAAGGCTGTATCAGAATTTCACCAACTATCTGCTGGTATTAGGTGCCCTGCTTTCTTCAATTACAGTAATTATGGGTTTGTTCCTGTCAAGAGAGCCGGGTTACGAAGGAGGCACTTTGCAATGGCACAAATGGTTTGGGGTAACCGTGGCCTTTATGGGCCATGGCGTTTACCTTATTCGCAATACATCAAAATATACTGCTAACCTTGCCAAAGCAGGGGCTATTATCACCGTGTTTTGTTTAATTGTAACCGGGCACCTGGGTGGTAACCTTACCCATGGCGAAGATTTTGTTTTGGAACCGGTGATGGATAAAAGCAAAAAGGCTGTGCCAATTAACCAGGCATTGATTTATGCAGATATAATTAAACCCATTTTTGAGGTGAAATGCCAAAGCTGCCATAATGCCGATAAGATGAAAGGAGGACTGATGCTTACTGATTCAGCAGCGATATTAAAGGGTGGGAAAACCGGTAAGCTCTTTAAAGCGGGCGATCCGGCAATGAGCCTGCTGCTGCAGCGGATACATCTTCCGGAAACAGCCAAAAAACACATGCCCCCAACAGGTAAACCTCAGCTTACGGATGATGAAAAAATGCTGCTTTATTTGTGGGTAAAAAACAACACCAACTTCCATAAAAAAGTTATTGATTTACCTGCTGCTGATTCATTAAGAGTATTGGCGGCAACTTTATTAGCACCTTCCGAAAGTGTGGAGGAAACCTATAATTTTTCGGCCGCTGATGATCAGGACGTTAAAAAATTGAATAATAATTACCGGGTAGTTTACTCTTTGGCGAATGAATCGCCTGCGCTGGCGGTTAACATCTACAATAAAAGCACATATAATGTTAAAGTACTTGAAGAGCTAAGTTCCATCAAAAAACAGGTAGTTTCGCTTGATCTTAACAAAATTCCGGTAAAAGATGCCGACCTTAAAACCATTGCGAAATTTGAGAATCTCCGTAGGCTCAACCTTAATTTTAGCGATGTTACGGGTAAAGGTTTAAAAGAACTCGCCGGATTGAAATATCTTAAAAGCCTCTCGCTGGCGGGTGTGAAATTAAACCCTGCCGATGTAAAACAGTTAACGGCAATAACAAGCCTTACCGAGCTGGTTGTATGGGATACGGGATTAAAAACAGCCGATCTTGAACCACTTCAAAAAACCAACAAAAACCTTAAATTTTTAACCGGTTTTAAAGATGATGGTAAAGCGATAAAACTAACCAGTCCGCAGTTAAAAAACACAGCCTTGGTATTTAAACAGCAATACCAACTGCAACTTGCCAACCCCGTGAAAGGCGTTGATATCCGCTACACTACAGACGGCAGTGTGCCGGATAGTACTCACGCAACGTTATACAAACCGGGAGTTAATTTTACCCAAAGCACAGAGATACGGGCAAGGGCTTTTAAACCTGGCTGGATTGGCAGTGATACTGTTGAGTTTAAAGTATACAAATGCACTTATACGCCCGATAGCGTAGCCTTTATTAAAAGGCCGGACGACAGGTACAAAGCCGATGGGCCTAAAACCATCATGGACAAGGAAATGGGGGGCGAGGATAATGGAAACAACAAATGGCTTGCCTCACAGCACGATCTGGGGATGCTCATGTGGTTTCGTACCCCCGTAACTATACACAGTCTCGGCTTAAACACAATGCGCAAAACTGATGCACATATTTTCTTGCCGGCCTTGGTAGAAGTATGGGGCGGCCCGGATCAGCAGCACTTAAAATTGATTGGCACAATTAAAACCGCGCTACCGCGAAAAAAAGACACACCTGCAACCATCAATCTGGAATGTAAGTTAAAATCTGCACAGCCAATATCCTGCATTAAACTCTTGGCGACTTCCCTTAAAAGCATGCCCGCCTGGCACCCGGCCAAGGGTAAACCGGCCTGGGTGTTTACCGATGAAGTATTTATAAATTAA
- a CDS encoding universal stress protein, whose protein sequence is MSTIIAATNYTELAENAVAFAAEIARQNNYRLILLNDFSVSVHAMNARLSAERIEELIDENKLLLESKALLLADQYGIEVISKATFSFVEDAIEEVVTQYNAEMIVMGMEEKSVEQELLGNTTTSIIKKLHSPVMAVPANARFNGIKRVLFACDVLHGVSEQILARIKQMALTNNAEVEVLLINETVEELKAVGADPNALRIIDKGLDGIDYYYKNVRSDSIIDGIAREIKRMEADLLIMVPQPHGFWDSMVHRSKTRVMASGLNIPLFSIPA, encoded by the coding sequence ATGAGTACCATAATCGCCGCTACAAATTATACCGAACTGGCCGAAAATGCTGTAGCCTTCGCTGCCGAAATTGCCCGCCAAAATAACTACCGGTTGATCTTATTAAATGATTTCTCTGTTTCCGTTCACGCAATGAATGCACGGCTCTCGGCCGAACGGATAGAGGAACTGATTGACGAGAATAAACTGCTCCTGGAAAGCAAAGCATTATTGCTGGCCGATCAATATGGCATTGAGGTAATATCTAAAGCTACTTTTTCTTTCGTGGAAGACGCCATAGAAGAAGTGGTTACGCAGTATAATGCCGAAATGATTGTGATGGGAATGGAGGAAAAATCAGTGGAGCAAGAACTTTTGGGAAATACTACTACCTCCATAATTAAAAAACTCCATTCGCCGGTAATGGCGGTTCCGGCAAATGCCAGATTCAACGGTATAAAAAGAGTGCTTTTTGCCTGCGATGTATTGCATGGGGTTTCTGAGCAAATATTGGCACGCATTAAGCAAATGGCCCTAACCAACAACGCCGAAGTGGAAGTGCTTCTGATTAATGAAACCGTGGAAGAATTAAAGGCAGTAGGGGCAGACCCGAACGCGCTGCGCATCATTGATAAGGGTCTGGATGGCATTGATTATTATTATAAAAATGTCAGATCAGATTCTATTATAGATGGAATTGCCCGTGAAATTAAAAGAATGGAAGCCGATTTGTTAATTATGGTTCCGCAGCCACACGGATTTTGGGATTCAATGGTTCACCGCAGTAAAACACGCGTCATGGCTTCGGGTTTAAATATACCGCTGTTTTCCATACCCGCTTAA
- a CDS encoding class I SAM-dependent methyltransferase, whose protein sequence is MNTEAIMILLEIESNIKDIEDNTTLYEEINFDSRTDAIDFIDFHVIDRIEGLLQKAELKAELAILKRRAEKTKSELEKVDANLFKRIREKIKTGAYTKASFSKMIRRYNDTEIYTADQIGYNNLDVFINGLLYDKIIPEATLNRQPEMVFYQQTPARIIFEMAERADLKPNDVFFDLGSGLGQVAILMGLISDATVKGIEFEPAYYNYAKTYASQLNLPQVEFINADALKWDYSHGTVFFMYTPFGGSMLQDMLNILQKESQKRRIIIFTYGPCSPLVARQSWLDCVNGSADNIYKLYEFRSL, encoded by the coding sequence ATGAATACTGAAGCCATAATGATCTTACTCGAAATAGAATCAAACATAAAGGACATTGAAGATAACACAACCCTTTATGAGGAAATCAATTTTGATAGCCGTACAGACGCTATAGACTTCATTGATTTTCATGTAATTGATCGCATTGAGGGGTTACTGCAAAAAGCAGAATTGAAAGCAGAACTGGCTATACTAAAGCGGCGTGCTGAGAAGACAAAATCTGAGCTGGAAAAAGTTGACGCCAACTTGTTTAAGCGGATTAGGGAAAAGATCAAAACCGGCGCTTACACTAAAGCATCTTTCAGCAAAATGATCCGGAGATATAACGATACTGAAATCTACACGGCCGATCAGATTGGTTATAATAATCTGGATGTTTTTATTAATGGGCTGCTATATGACAAAATTATTCCTGAAGCCACCTTAAACAGGCAACCGGAAATGGTATTTTATCAGCAAACGCCTGCAAGAATAATATTCGAGATGGCAGAGCGGGCGGATTTAAAGCCCAACGATGTATTTTTTGATTTAGGATCAGGCTTGGGCCAGGTAGCTATCCTCATGGGTTTAATCAGCGATGCTACTGTTAAGGGGATTGAATTTGAACCAGCTTATTATAACTATGCTAAAACGTATGCATCACAACTAAATCTACCCCAAGTTGAATTCATAAACGCAGATGCCCTTAAATGGGACTATTCGCATGGAACAGTATTCTTTATGTACACTCCTTTTGGAGGAAGCATGTTGCAGGATATGCTGAATATATTACAAAAAGAATCACAAAAAAGAAGGATCATAATTTTCACCTATGGCCCATGTTCGCCCCTGGTAGCCCGGCAAAGTTGGCTTGATTGTGTAAACGGCAGTGCGGATAATATTTATAAATTATATGAATTCAGAAGTCTGTAA